The Deltaproteobacteria bacterium genome window below encodes:
- a CDS encoding radical SAM protein has product MQLFQPEEIVVEEGSQSSLVYENLRRALPDAKFKIVDCVDAKQSDGGLRDGFGAAKKTLTLARHRGEFLKKCPGSEGQVCCNYFVINFASNCPMDCSYCYLQDYLADNAALTVFSNVDDLLTEADEMLSKHRRYFFRIGTGEITDSLALEPYIGFARAVVPFFAEQPNVLLELKTKSDCVDGLLDIDPKEHVVVSWSMNPQRVIDQDEHGTASLSARLAAARRCQSAGYRLGFHFDPIIEYPGWEDDYRDMIEQTFAAVDWRRIAWLSMGVLRDTPALKRVMRQRFPKTQLLTGEQVLCPDGKLRYFQPLRVEMYRKMLGWIRPLAPTTKAYLCMESSEVWQQVFGFAPSCEKELAGQLANFGI; this is encoded by the coding sequence ATGCAACTATTTCAACCCGAAGAGATTGTCGTCGAAGAGGGCTCGCAGTCGAGCCTTGTCTACGAAAATTTACGCAGGGCCTTGCCCGACGCGAAGTTTAAGATCGTCGATTGCGTAGATGCCAAGCAAAGCGATGGCGGGTTGCGCGACGGGTTCGGTGCGGCGAAAAAAACCCTGACACTGGCCCGGCACCGCGGTGAGTTTTTGAAGAAGTGTCCGGGCAGTGAGGGACAAGTCTGTTGCAACTATTTCGTGATCAATTTCGCCAGCAATTGCCCGATGGACTGTAGCTATTGCTACCTGCAGGATTATCTTGCCGACAATGCCGCACTGACCGTCTTTAGCAACGTCGATGATTTGCTGACCGAAGCTGACGAGATGCTAAGTAAACACCGACGCTATTTCTTTCGCATTGGCACGGGCGAGATCACGGATAGCTTGGCATTGGAGCCCTACATCGGCTTTGCCCGCGCGGTGGTGCCGTTTTTTGCCGAGCAGCCCAATGTTCTGCTGGAGCTAAAGACCAAGAGCGATTGTGTCGACGGCTTGCTCGATATCGATCCGAAAGAGCATGTCGTGGTCTCGTGGTCGATGAACCCACAGAGAGTGATCGATCAAGATGAGCACGGCACGGCGTCGCTCAGCGCTCGCTTGGCTGCCGCGCGGCGCTGTCAAAGCGCCGGCTATCGTTTGGGCTTTCACTTCGACCCGATCATCGAATACCCGGGCTGGGAAGACGACTATCGGGATATGATCGAGCAGACTTTCGCGGCGGTCGATTGGCGGCGTATTGCCTGGCTCAGCATGGGCGTGTTGCGCGACACGCCGGCTCTAAAGCGCGTCATGCGCCAGCGTTTTCCGAAGACTCAATTGCTCACGGGTGAACAGGTTCTCTGTCCCGATGGCAAGCTGCGCTATTTTCAGCCGCTACGCGTTGAGATGTATCGTAAGATGCTCGGGTGGATTCGTCCTTTGGCACCGACTACGAAAGCTTATCTTTGCATGGAATCCAGCGAAGTTTGGCAGCAGGTTTTCGGTTTTGCGCCGAGCTGTGAAAAAGAGCTGGCAGGGCAGCTGGCCAATTTTGGAATTTAG